In Bythopirellula goksoeyrii, a single window of DNA contains:
- the hisN gene encoding histidinol-phosphatase — protein MRIAFRGWFASLGSMASENSKKRLEFAVEIARQAGKFTLQHFRSRDLAVERKGDGSPVTLADQGAEKLLREQISLRFPSDAILGEEFGETPGSSGYCWVLDPIDGTKAFISGVPLFTTLVAVMHDDLPMAGVIYAPAVDEMVYASKGNGSWHTVEGGTPERCQVSQVAKLEEAVYLTTSVRSYTKDRKSDGRGVFDALAAACRVTRTWGDAFGYMLVATGRAEIMIDPVMNLWDAAALQPIIEEAGGKFFDWQGKASVHSGEAVATNAALAEAVQEMLAK, from the coding sequence ATGCGGATTGCGTTCCGGGGATGGTTTGCTAGTCTAGGCTCCATGGCCTCTGAAAACAGTAAAAAACGCTTGGAATTCGCCGTCGAGATCGCTCGTCAGGCTGGAAAGTTCACTTTGCAACACTTTCGCAGCCGCGATCTGGCAGTTGAACGCAAGGGAGATGGGTCCCCAGTAACCCTAGCGGACCAGGGTGCCGAAAAGTTGCTCCGAGAGCAAATATCGCTTCGATTTCCCTCCGATGCAATTCTGGGAGAGGAATTTGGCGAAACACCAGGGTCAAGCGGCTACTGCTGGGTGCTCGATCCCATCGACGGAACGAAGGCATTTATCAGCGGTGTGCCGCTCTTTACGACGCTTGTGGCAGTGATGCATGACGATCTTCCGATGGCGGGAGTGATCTATGCTCCGGCTGTCGATGAGATGGTCTATGCCTCGAAGGGGAACGGCAGTTGGCACACTGTTGAGGGCGGCACTCCTGAGCGCTGCCAAGTGTCTCAGGTGGCAAAACTGGAGGAAGCTGTTTACTTGACGACCTCCGTTCGTTCCTACACGAAAGATCGTAAATCGGACGGCAGAGGGGTGTTCGATGCCCTGGCCGCCGCCTGCCGTGTGACACGCACTTGGGGCGACGCGTTTGGCTATATGCTCGTAGCCACAGGGAGGGCGGAGATCATGATCGACCCGGTGATGAACCTGTGGGACGCTGCTGCGTTGCAGCCCATAATCGAAGAGGCGGGGGGCAAGTTCTTCGATTGGCAAGGGAAGGCAAGCGTGCATAGTGGTGAGGCGGTTGCGACCAACGCTGCCCTGGCAGAGGCCGTGCAGGAAATGCTAGCAAAGTAG
- the rpmB gene encoding 50S ribosomal protein L28 has translation MARQCEVCGKGPQIGNSVTIRGKRKYLGGVGTKITGITRRQFKPNLQKVRISTPNGTHKSILACTQCIRSGSVTKIVRQAPFKVPDAPAVS, from the coding sequence ATGGCCCGACAATGTGAAGTTTGCGGCAAAGGCCCACAAATCGGCAACTCGGTAACGATCCGCGGTAAGCGAAAGTATCTCGGCGGCGTCGGTACGAAGATCACGGGAATTACGCGCCGACAATTCAAACCGAATCTCCAGAAGGTTCGTATAAGCACCCCAAACGGCACTCACAAGTCGATTTTGGCTTGCACGCAGTGCATTCGATCCGGATCGGTCACCAAGATCGTTCGCCAGGCCCCGTTCAAGGTCCCTGATGCACCGGCTGTCTCTTAG
- the gatC gene encoding Asp-tRNA(Asn)/Glu-tRNA(Gln) amidotransferase subunit GatC produces the protein MAITRTDVEKVSLLARLQLSDAELDRLTTELAQIVEYVDHLSEVPTEGVEPMAHAVEVHNVFVADEVEASLPREKALANAPRHNDRAFLVPPVLG, from the coding sequence ATGGCAATCACTCGCACTGATGTTGAAAAAGTGTCGCTCCTGGCACGCCTGCAATTGAGCGACGCCGAGCTAGATCGACTTACAACGGAACTCGCCCAAATAGTGGAGTACGTCGATCACCTCAGTGAAGTCCCTACTGAAGGGGTCGAGCCGATGGCTCACGCGGTTGAGGTACACAATGTCTTCGTGGCTGATGAAGTAGAGGCGAGCCTGCCTCGTGAGAAGGCATTGGCAAACGCACCTCGTCACAACGACCGAGCATTCCTGGTGCCCCCCGTGCTAGGTTAG
- the gatA gene encoding Asp-tRNA(Asn)/Glu-tRNA(Gln) amidotransferase subunit GatA has product MPSLSPLIENSATEQLKQLEQGDITAAELTQAYLDAITARDSKVGAYLREEGERALGQAASVDERRSKGESLGKLAGLPVAVKDVLCDKSTLTTCASKMLENFRPPYDSTVVERLKAADAVLIGRTNMDEFAMGGSTENSAFQITRNPWDLERSPGGSSGGAAACVAAGMAPLSIGTDTGGSIRQPAGLCGVVGLKPTYGRVSRYGLVAFASSLDQVGPLSRTTQDAALLLETIAGHDPRDSTSLDQPVPEYSKTISEPLKGLRIGLVKEHFAEGLDREVESAVREAFRIYESLGATVKEVSLPHSKHAVATYYVIAPCEASSNLARYDGVHYGHRTDEVAMLAELAAERKSLEAAKDEIGLTRLDSTLVRMYRRSRSEGFGPEVKRRIMLGTYALSAGYYDAYYLKALKVRRLIRQDFDNAFGEVDLIAGPVTAQTAFKLGEMVEDPLSMYLVDLYTVSANLAGIPGISVPCGFDKAGLPIGLQLLAPPLEEERLLRGAHMFEQATNWHQRRPEM; this is encoded by the coding sequence ATGCCCTCGCTTTCGCCACTTATTGAAAATTCTGCGACTGAACAGCTCAAGCAACTTGAGCAGGGCGACATCACTGCGGCTGAGCTGACCCAGGCATATCTTGATGCGATCACCGCACGAGACTCTAAGGTCGGAGCCTATCTTCGCGAAGAAGGCGAACGTGCACTTGGGCAAGCAGCTTCAGTGGACGAGCGGCGCAGCAAGGGGGAATCACTGGGAAAGCTGGCTGGGCTTCCTGTCGCCGTCAAAGACGTACTCTGCGATAAGTCGACGTTGACGACCTGTGCCTCCAAGATGCTGGAGAATTTTCGGCCTCCTTACGACTCAACCGTCGTGGAGCGGCTCAAGGCGGCCGATGCCGTGCTAATTGGGCGAACCAACATGGACGAATTTGCCATGGGGGGATCGACGGAAAATTCTGCATTTCAGATTACTCGCAACCCCTGGGACCTGGAAAGGTCACCGGGAGGCTCAAGCGGCGGAGCAGCGGCCTGCGTTGCGGCGGGAATGGCTCCCTTGTCTATTGGTACTGACACGGGGGGGTCGATTCGACAGCCAGCGGGGCTTTGTGGCGTTGTGGGGCTCAAACCGACCTATGGGCGAGTGAGTCGCTATGGTTTAGTGGCTTTCGCCAGCAGCCTGGATCAAGTGGGACCACTCTCTCGAACGACGCAGGATGCCGCCCTACTTTTAGAAACCATCGCGGGGCATGATCCACGCGATTCGACATCGCTCGATCAACCGGTACCCGAGTATTCAAAAACCATTTCTGAGCCGCTCAAGGGATTGCGAATTGGTTTGGTAAAGGAACATTTTGCGGAAGGCTTGGACCGCGAGGTTGAGTCCGCGGTCCGCGAAGCCTTTCGGATTTACGAATCGCTTGGAGCTACTGTAAAGGAAGTCTCTTTGCCACATAGCAAACATGCCGTGGCTACCTACTATGTGATCGCCCCTTGCGAAGCCTCTAGCAACCTGGCTCGGTACGATGGTGTGCACTACGGCCATCGTACGGACGAAGTTGCGATGCTGGCGGAACTCGCTGCTGAACGTAAGTCATTAGAAGCCGCAAAGGATGAGATCGGTCTCACGCGGCTTGATTCTACACTAGTGCGAATGTATCGAAGATCCCGCAGCGAAGGATTTGGCCCCGAGGTGAAACGCCGCATCATGCTCGGCACCTATGCACTGAGCGCTGGTTACTACGATGCCTATTACCTCAAGGCATTGAAGGTTCGCCGCTTGATTCGCCAAGATTTCGACAACGCATTCGGCGAAGTCGATCTGATCGCCGGCCCGGTGACCGCTCAGACGGCATTCAAACTTGGCGAGATGGTTGAAGACCCGCTCTCAATGTATTTAGTGGACCTGTACACCGTGAGCGCAAATCTAGCGGGAATTCCCGGAATAAGCGTGCCCTGCGGGTTCGACAAAGCAGGCCTGCCGATCGGTCTTCAATTACTGGCTCCACCACTGGAGGAAGAGAGGTTGCTTCGAGGGGCGCATATGTTCGAGCAGGCAACAAATTGGCATCAACGCAGGCCGGAGATGTGA
- a CDS encoding GxxExxY protein, whose translation MSELILEEESYAILGACFEVYNEIGCGFLEAVYQECLEIEFSNRGIPYVSKPEVSIRFGEHVLQKKYEADFICYDQIIVKVKATSQLLDHNTAQTLNYLHATKLPLGLLANFGHHPKLQYKRIALTKKSS comes from the coding sequence ATGTCTGAGTTGATTTTGGAAGAAGAGAGCTATGCGATTCTTGGGGCTTGCTTTGAAGTATATAACGAAATTGGTTGTGGTTTTTTAGAAGCAGTCTATCAGGAGTGTCTTGAAATTGAATTCTCTAATCGCGGAATCCCTTATGTATCAAAGCCTGAAGTAAGCATTCGATTTGGAGAACATGTGCTTCAGAAAAAATATGAAGCAGATTTCATATGTTATGATCAGATCATAGTGAAAGTTAAGGCTACCTCGCAACTACTTGACCACAATACTGCGCAAACACTCAACTATCTCCATGCGACCAAGTTACCTCTTGGTCTTCTAGCCAATTTCGGACACCACCCAAAACTGCAATACAAACGCATCGCCCTGACGAAAAAGTCATCTTGA